In Ursus arctos isolate Adak ecotype North America unplaced genomic scaffold, UrsArc2.0 scaffold_3, whole genome shotgun sequence, one DNA window encodes the following:
- the LOC113261698 gene encoding cytochrome c: MGDVEKGKKIFVQKCAQCHTVEKGGKHKTGPNLHGLFGRKTGQAPGFSYTDANKNKGITWGEETLMEYLENPKKYIPGTKMIFAGIKKTGERADLIAYLKKATKE; the protein is encoded by the exons atgggtGATGTTGAGAAGGGCAAGAAGATTTTTGTTCAGAAGTGTGCCCAGTGCCATACCGTGGAAAAGGGAGGCAAGCACAAGACTGGGCCAAATCTCCATGGTTTATTTGGCCGAAAGACAGGTCAGGCCCCTGGATTTTCTTACACGGATGCCAACAAGAACAAAG GCATCACCTGGGGAGAGGAGACACTGATGGAGTATTTGGAGAATCCCAAGAAGTACATCCCTGGAACAAAAATGATCTTCGCTGGCATTAAGAAGACAGGGGAAAGAGCAGACTTGATAGCTTATCTCAAAAAAGCTACTAAGGAGTAA